In the Enterococcus saigonensis genome, one interval contains:
- a CDS encoding cell division site-positioning protein MapZ family protein: MINKCPHCGFEPLDGKMVCPRCGEEIKENIAGKLATIKENNRENNDSVKWSDFKDVSIGSVIEESLNEATKEDELADVNPILADYIKKHKDDYEEAEPTPTSQENKTEVEDDEKSISDNAEMKEELTDSQLKNKKIDERKNDHSTNLADTAHEKNLAEIKDETKEEIEVAKETTELEETTTLETKTIVDDKEIKATKSKEKEVQTEHTTPKAPMLEQLKVDQHKTDDTHLQSEASIISESAENDGVDSVATTDMSNSNTSMPKTPKKKWPYILLAAALVLGGTGYGYYVYDQNVKAAAQEAQQKIEKQEATIQDKLADFYADEQHQFVKTDKTRFELDDLATQVKDLAKKATNKETKDQAHNLTLEIANIKEKITIVTSVNNLFESPIINGTEVKNDVAIKGDAPNVEPLSSGDEFAKTINGVISDAKSQFNDLTYAKQAVAVLYTDDKVKENASRTHYQTAQKAVEKLVNGNQKKALAENLKKVDAALSKQEDAAAKKKQEQEAAASAANQAQNATSQQNSQKNSTLPAEASPNMHPNTENAPIMATNPSAVADSANPAWTWNSGIQEKVIQTCIERGYIVPGGYYLEPVTIENGEGYYNLFATTTQSSLLKGISAKALPYYIVTINCKTGYFRGNGNDHTIR; encoded by the coding sequence GTGATTAACAAATGTCCCCACTGTGGGTTTGAACCTCTTGACGGTAAAATGGTTTGTCCGCGTTGTGGTGAAGAAATAAAAGAAAATATTGCCGGGAAACTTGCAACAATAAAAGAAAATAACCGCGAAAATAACGATTCCGTTAAATGGTCGGATTTTAAGGATGTCTCAATTGGTTCTGTGATAGAGGAGTCTTTAAATGAAGCAACTAAAGAAGATGAATTGGCTGATGTGAATCCTATTTTAGCTGATTATATTAAAAAACATAAAGATGACTACGAAGAAGCCGAACCAACTCCAACTTCACAAGAAAATAAAACGGAAGTTGAAGATGATGAAAAGAGTATTTCCGATAACGCTGAAATGAAAGAGGAATTGACTGACTCTCAGTTGAAGAATAAAAAAATTGATGAAAGAAAAAATGATCATTCAACAAATTTAGCAGATACTGCGCATGAGAAAAATTTAGCAGAGATTAAAGATGAAACAAAAGAAGAAATCGAAGTTGCAAAGGAAACAACAGAGTTAGAGGAAACAACTACTTTAGAAACGAAAACAATAGTTGATGATAAAGAAATAAAAGCTACGAAAAGTAAAGAAAAAGAAGTCCAAACTGAGCACACGACACCAAAAGCACCTATGTTAGAACAATTAAAAGTTGATCAGCATAAAACAGACGACACACACCTACAATCTGAGGCAAGTATTATATCCGAGTCAGCTGAAAATGATGGGGTAGATAGTGTAGCAACTACAGATATGAGTAATAGTAATACATCAATGCCTAAAACTCCGAAAAAGAAATGGCCTTACATTCTTTTGGCAGCAGCACTTGTTTTAGGGGGGACGGGTTATGGTTATTATGTTTATGATCAAAATGTAAAAGCAGCTGCTCAAGAAGCACAACAAAAAATTGAAAAACAAGAAGCAACAATACAAGACAAGTTGGCTGACTTTTATGCTGATGAGCAGCATCAATTTGTTAAAACAGATAAAACACGTTTTGAATTAGATGATTTAGCGACACAAGTTAAAGACTTGGCAAAGAAAGCTACTAATAAAGAAACAAAAGATCAGGCCCATAACTTGACCCTTGAAATAGCAAATATAAAAGAAAAAATTACTATTGTTACGAGTGTGAATAATTTGTTTGAAAGTCCAATTATAAATGGTACTGAGGTGAAAAACGATGTCGCAATCAAAGGCGATGCACCTAATGTTGAACCACTATCCTCAGGCGATGAATTTGCAAAAACAATCAATGGTGTTATTAGTGATGCAAAGTCGCAATTCAACGATTTGACATACGCCAAACAAGCAGTAGCCGTTCTTTATACGGATGATAAGGTTAAAGAAAATGCGAGTCGCACGCACTATCAAACAGCCCAAAAAGCGGTAGAAAAATTAGTTAACGGTAACCAAAAGAAAGCTTTAGCAGAAAACTTAAAAAAAGTTGACGCTGCATTAAGTAAACAAGAAGACGCAGCTGCTAAGAAAAAACAAGAGCAAGAAGCGGCAGCTAGTGCCGCAAATCAAGCACAAAATGCTACGAGTCAGCAAAATTCCCAGAAAAATAGTACTTTACCTGCGGAAGCTTCTCCTAATATGCATCCCAATACGGAGAATGCGCCGATTATGGCTACGAATCCAAGCGCAGTAGCAGATAGTGCGAACCCTGCTTGGACATGGAATTCTGGTATCCAAGAAAAAGTTATCCAAACCTGTATCGAACGGGGGTATATTGTGCCTGGTGGTTACTACTTAGAGCCTGTTACGATTGAAAATGGTGAGGGGTATTATAACTTGTTTGCCACTACTACCCAATCTTCTTTACTAAAAGGAATTTCAGCTAAAGCTTTACCATATTATATTGTTACAATTAATTGTAAAACCGGTTATTTCCGTGGTAACGGAAACGATCATACGATTAGATAA